The Haloplanus sp. CK5-1 genome contains a region encoding:
- a CDS encoding DUF5810 domain-containing protein: MGYACPVCETPQRDAEHLANHLAFTAMLHGDAHETWLDDHVPEWADAGVAELAPVVADHAEETTYEEVFEDTVPRHDHGHDAEAPVGDAGTAAPTVDVEGLDDDDRRVLAEAREMTREMLDDDGDDDGKA, translated from the coding sequence ATGGGATACGCCTGCCCGGTGTGTGAGACTCCCCAGCGGGACGCCGAACATCTCGCGAACCACCTCGCCTTCACCGCCATGCTCCACGGCGACGCCCACGAGACGTGGTTGGACGACCACGTTCCCGAGTGGGCGGACGCGGGCGTCGCGGAGTTGGCCCCGGTCGTCGCCGACCACGCCGAGGAGACGACCTACGAGGAGGTGTTCGAGGACACGGTCCCCCGACACGACCACGGTCACGACGCGGAGGCCCCCGTCGGCGACGCCGGCACCGCCGCGCCCACCGTCGACGTGGAGGGTCTCGACGACGACGATCGCCGCGTCCTCGCGGAGGCCCGCGAGATGACCCGGGAGATGTTGGACGACGACGGCGACGACGACGGAAAGGCGTAA
- a CDS encoding NUDIX hydrolase, translating into MTDLPSADAAEWSVVESVVEYETGWYTGGYDLVEQPDGSTKRYYWAELSPAVVVVARTDDELVLVEQYRPVIRETQLELPAGIVEDGESFTTAGARELREETGFDPDSTALLQEFWTTTGLLRHRRGIVFADGLVPTDRNLDGNEFLSVRTVPVAEAVAVARRAPTNDATVEGILLAREDGLL; encoded by the coding sequence GTGACTGACCTCCCGTCGGCCGACGCCGCGGAGTGGTCGGTGGTCGAGTCGGTCGTCGAGTACGAGACCGGGTGGTACACCGGCGGCTACGACCTCGTCGAACAGCCCGACGGGTCGACCAAGCGCTACTACTGGGCGGAACTGTCGCCCGCCGTCGTGGTCGTGGCCCGGACCGACGACGAACTCGTCCTCGTCGAGCAGTACCGGCCGGTGATCCGCGAGACGCAACTCGAACTCCCGGCCGGCATCGTCGAGGACGGCGAGTCGTTCACGACCGCGGGGGCGCGCGAACTCCGCGAGGAGACGGGCTTCGACCCCGACTCGACGGCGTTGCTCCAGGAGTTCTGGACGACCACCGGCCTGTTGCGCCACCGCCGTGGCATCGTCTTCGCGGACGGACTGGTCCCCACGGACCGAAACCTCGACGGCAACGAGTTCCTCTCGGTGCGGACCGTCCCCGTCGCGGAGGCCGTCGCCGTCGCGCGCCGGGCCCCCACGAACGACGCCACCGTCGAGGGTATCCTGTTGGCACGCGAAGACGGGCTGTTGTAG
- the ddh gene encoding D-2-hydroxyacid dehydrogenase: MSDRPSLERLCIHETVDEKIPIEAFADAFSDLDVPVEIVGDDETFNETDAVASFRPREAFLEAGWTHCIRAGYDEFDTDAHEEAGVPLTNSTGIHDTTVGELAVGYMVSLARMLHIYRDHQTENDWLADPEYDRPFTVENERVCVVGLGTLGEGVAKRADALGMEVVGVRRSDDPVPGVSKLYDPDDLHEAIADARFVVIAVPHTPDTEGMFSAPEFERMRDDAYLINIARGPIADEDDLIEALESGTIAGAGLDVFETEPLPEDNPLWDFEEVIISPHRGSATNRYHLDIAELVKEIFAQYQAGEDLRNRVA; this comes from the coding sequence ATGTCCGATCGACCGAGCCTCGAACGGCTCTGCATCCACGAGACGGTAGACGAGAAGATCCCGATCGAGGCGTTCGCCGACGCCTTCTCCGACCTGGACGTGCCGGTCGAGATCGTCGGCGACGACGAGACGTTCAACGAGACGGACGCGGTGGCGTCCTTTCGACCCCGCGAGGCGTTCCTCGAGGCCGGCTGGACCCACTGCATCCGCGCGGGCTACGACGAGTTCGACACCGACGCCCACGAGGAAGCGGGCGTCCCCCTGACCAACAGCACGGGCATCCACGACACGACGGTCGGCGAACTCGCCGTCGGCTACATGGTGTCGCTGGCGCGGATGCTCCACATCTACCGCGACCACCAGACCGAGAACGACTGGCTGGCCGACCCCGAGTACGACCGCCCCTTCACCGTCGAGAACGAGCGGGTGTGTGTCGTCGGCCTCGGAACCCTCGGCGAGGGCGTCGCCAAGCGGGCGGACGCCCTCGGGATGGAGGTCGTCGGCGTCCGCCGCTCCGACGACCCCGTCCCCGGCGTCTCGAAACTCTACGACCCCGACGACCTCCACGAGGCCATCGCCGACGCACGCTTCGTCGTCATCGCCGTCCCGCACACACCCGATACCGAGGGGATGTTCTCCGCCCCCGAGTTCGAGCGGATGCGCGACGACGCCTACCTCATCAACATCGCCCGCGGCCCAATCGCCGACGAGGACGACCTGATCGAGGCGCTGGAGTCGGGCACCATCGCCGGCGCGGGACTGGACGTCTTCGAGACCGAACCGCTCCCCGAGGACAACCCGCTGTGGGACTTCGAGGAGGTCATCATCTCGCCCCACCGCGGGTCGGCCACCAACCGCTACCACCTCGACATCGCCGAACTGGTGAAAGAAATCTTCGCCCAGTACCAGGCGGGCGAGGACCTCCGAAACCGGGTCGCCTAG
- a CDS encoding NAD(P)/FAD-dependent oxidoreductase, giving the protein MTEIGVVGAGAAAAAACYVLDGAVPEASITVLEKSGGVCGRAATRRQGDVTYDYGANYLKDDDERALDLVSEFDDGLVEVAGDIDVFDRTGTVSEGRESDERKLTYRTGLTRLAKHLFGATDATVHRRTRVEGVARADGSWTLTDADGERWGPFDALLCNPPAPQTADLLAGADWDTEARDELVAAARDVDYRTVWTAVLGYEFELDRPYYGLVNTDKEHAVGWISREECKPGHVPDGESVLVVQANGEWSAGRYDEPPADNVAVLADYAADIVGDGRLTDPAWTDHQGWRYALPESGLRTGVLGGAEDAGLYCVGDWVVGEARLHAALRNGLDTGERLAYAL; this is encoded by the coding sequence ATGACCGAAATCGGCGTCGTCGGCGCTGGAGCGGCCGCCGCCGCGGCCTGTTACGTCCTCGACGGGGCGGTGCCCGAGGCCTCGATCACCGTCTTGGAGAAGTCGGGTGGAGTCTGTGGCCGGGCGGCGACCCGTCGCCAGGGCGACGTGACCTACGACTACGGCGCGAACTACCTCAAGGACGACGACGAACGCGCCCTCGACCTCGTCTCCGAGTTCGACGACGGCCTCGTCGAGGTGGCGGGCGACATCGACGTCTTCGATCGGACGGGGACGGTGAGCGAGGGCCGCGAGTCGGACGAGCGCAAGTTGACCTACCGGACGGGACTGACCCGCCTCGCCAAGCACCTGTTCGGGGCGACCGACGCGACCGTCCACCGACGGACGCGGGTCGAGGGCGTCGCGCGGGCGGACGGATCGTGGACGCTCACGGACGCCGACGGGGAGCGGTGGGGACCGTTCGACGCCCTGCTCTGCAACCCGCCAGCCCCCCAGACGGCCGACCTGCTGGCGGGGGCGGACTGGGATACGGAGGCCAGGGACGAACTCGTGGCCGCCGCCCGGGACGTCGACTACCGCACCGTCTGGACGGCCGTCCTCGGCTACGAGTTCGAACTCGACCGGCCGTACTACGGACTGGTGAACACGGACAAGGAACACGCGGTCGGCTGGATCAGCCGCGAGGAGTGCAAGCCGGGCCACGTCCCGGACGGCGAGTCGGTGCTCGTGGTGCAGGCGAACGGCGAGTGGTCGGCCGGCCGGTACGACGAACCACCGGCCGACAACGTCGCCGTTCTGGCCGACTACGCCGCCGATATCGTCGGCGACGGCCGCCTGACCGATCCGGCGTGGACCGACCATCAGGGGTGGCGCTACGCCCTCCCCGAGTCGGGGCTCCGGACGGGGGTACTCGGTGGGGCGGAAGACGCCGGTCTGTACTGTGTCGGCGACTGGGTCGTCGGCGAGGCGCGTCTCCACGCCGCCCTCCGAAACGGCCTCGACACCGGCGAGCGGTTGGCGTACGCGCTGTAG
- a CDS encoding thiamine pyrophosphate-requiring protein: protein MNVTEAIAEILAQEGVEHVIGFPSNPLFDDDAAEEAGIRPIVTRQERTAAHMLDGIARVTSGDQVEAFACQHGPGTENSIGGVAQSYAESAPFVALPAGYSRAKTNTDPKFSSLVTYQSVTKTTEQLTDPDAVEETLRRAFQAARNGRQRPGLVEIPVDVFPEEVGDIDYEPTSSTRTAPDPDAVSEAADALVDAEIPVIYAGQGVHYAKGWDELQELAELLEAPVATSLNGKSAFPEDHPLSLGAGSKSEPRQLNHFLHEADVLFGIGCSFTKTAYGITAPEEDNTIIHSTNDPGDVDKDVKSQIAVIGDAKLTLAALVDEIEDRVDDDRGRYDDVVSEIESVREEWLADWEDDLTDDSTPINPYRVVNELDDIVDKDNCIATADAGNPRDFMSPFFEVTEPLSYMGWGKTTQLGYGLGLAMGAKLAHPEKLCLHVWGDGAVGMTGMDFETAAREDIPILTIYLNNREMASYDTPFFGNYAEVADALGGYGERIEDPEEVGPAIERGIEKVENGTPTVLEFMTQKYTKLSRPDLE from the coding sequence ATGAACGTAACAGAGGCCATCGCCGAAATATTGGCCCAAGAAGGTGTCGAACACGTGATCGGATTCCCGAGCAACCCGCTGTTCGACGACGACGCGGCGGAGGAGGCGGGGATTCGCCCCATCGTCACCCGACAGGAACGGACCGCCGCACACATGCTCGACGGCATCGCACGCGTCACCTCGGGCGATCAGGTGGAGGCGTTCGCCTGCCAGCACGGCCCCGGAACGGAGAACTCCATCGGTGGGGTCGCCCAGTCCTACGCCGAATCCGCTCCGTTCGTCGCCCTCCCCGCGGGGTACTCCCGCGCGAAGACGAACACGGACCCCAAGTTCAGTTCGCTGGTCACCTACCAGTCGGTCACCAAAACGACCGAGCAGTTGACCGATCCCGACGCGGTCGAGGAGACGCTCCGGCGGGCGTTCCAGGCGGCCCGCAACGGACGACAGCGCCCCGGACTGGTCGAGATCCCCGTCGACGTCTTCCCCGAGGAGGTCGGCGACATCGACTACGAGCCGACGTCGTCGACACGGACGGCCCCGGACCCGGACGCCGTGAGCGAGGCGGCCGACGCCCTCGTCGACGCCGAGATTCCGGTCATCTACGCCGGACAGGGCGTCCACTACGCCAAGGGCTGGGACGAACTGCAGGAACTCGCGGAACTGCTGGAGGCGCCGGTTGCCACCAGCCTCAACGGGAAGAGCGCCTTCCCCGAGGACCACCCGCTCTCGCTCGGTGCGGGTTCGAAGAGCGAACCCCGACAGCTCAACCACTTCCTCCACGAGGCGGACGTGCTCTTCGGCATCGGCTGTAGCTTCACCAAGACGGCGTACGGCATCACGGCCCCCGAGGAGGACAACACGATCATCCACTCGACGAACGATCCCGGCGACGTCGACAAGGACGTCAAATCCCAGATCGCCGTGATTGGCGACGCGAAACTCACGCTCGCGGCCCTCGTCGACGAGATCGAGGACCGCGTCGACGACGACCGCGGCCGGTACGACGACGTCGTGAGCGAGATCGAGTCCGTCCGCGAGGAGTGGCTTGCCGACTGGGAGGACGACCTCACCGACGACTCGACGCCGATCAACCCCTACCGCGTCGTCAACGAACTCGACGACATCGTCGACAAGGACAACTGCATCGCCACCGCGGACGCCGGCAACCCGCGGGACTTCATGTCCCCCTTCTTCGAGGTGACCGAACCCCTCTCCTATATGGGCTGGGGGAAGACCACGCAACTCGGCTACGGCCTCGGCCTCGCGATGGGTGCGAAGCTCGCCCACCCCGAGAAGCTCTGTCTCCACGTCTGGGGTGACGGTGCCGTCGGGATGACCGGCATGGACTTCGAGACGGCCGCCCGCGAGGATATCCCGATCCTCACCATCTACCTGAACAACCGCGAGATGGCCTCCTACGACACGCCGTTCTTCGGCAACTACGCCGAGGTGGCCGACGCACTCGGTGGCTACGGCGAGCGGATCGAGGACCCCGAAGAGGTCGGCCCCGCCATCGAGCGCGGGATCGAGAAGGTCGAGAACGGCACGCCGACCGTGCTGGAGTTCATGACCCAGAAGTACACGAAGCTGTCGCGACCCGACCTGGAGTGA
- a CDS encoding MFS transporter, translated as MSSSRLRSRAALATVVYAVLLAQVLLYPGVDTLVAALGAETAGLDASMWFLTAEFAAFVVFAVPWGAASDAAGRRVPFVAGSALLGGLGYALLAVLPAVVAPSFEAVLALRALQGAATVGAFSLSMTMLMDLEGSHGRNMGAGGIAIGLGTATGAPLGGALYEVGPLVPLYVASGVLCVLAVAVPLLVDDAPLDGRSSGRSPFDGLRRTPRLALPYAFGFVDRLTAGFFSLVGTLYFRTVFGLSPGATGLTLALFFAPFALLQYPFGVVSDRVGRRLPIVAGSALYGGAVILVGAVTTVRAAQAAMVVVGVLGALMVPATMALVTDLAAPDERGVAMAGFNIAGSVGFLAGILLGGVAADAYGYPTAFLLVGGLELAIAAVTIPVFLRVGDGGGGGRHAVEA; from the coding sequence GTGTCCTCGAGTCGACTGCGGAGTCGCGCCGCCCTCGCGACGGTGGTGTACGCCGTGTTGTTGGCACAGGTTCTCCTCTACCCCGGCGTCGACACGCTCGTCGCGGCGCTGGGTGCCGAGACGGCCGGTCTCGACGCGAGCATGTGGTTTCTGACCGCCGAATTCGCCGCCTTCGTCGTCTTCGCCGTCCCCTGGGGGGCCGCGAGCGACGCCGCGGGTCGACGGGTCCCCTTCGTCGCCGGGAGCGCCCTCCTCGGGGGACTGGGCTACGCGCTCCTCGCGGTCCTCCCCGCCGTCGTCGCCCCGTCTTTCGAGGCCGTCCTCGCACTCCGCGCCCTGCAGGGCGCGGCCACGGTCGGCGCGTTCTCGCTGTCGATGACGATGCTCATGGATCTGGAGGGCTCGCACGGCCGCAACATGGGAGCCGGGGGCATCGCCATCGGCCTCGGGACGGCCACGGGCGCACCTCTCGGCGGTGCGCTCTACGAGGTCGGTCCGCTCGTCCCCCTCTACGTCGCCAGCGGCGTCCTCTGTGTGCTCGCCGTCGCCGTCCCCCTGCTCGTCGACGACGCGCCCCTCGACGGGCGCTCGTCCGGCCGGTCGCCGTTCGACGGCCTCCGCCGGACGCCACGCCTCGCCCTCCCTTACGCATTCGGCTTCGTCGACCGCCTGACCGCCGGCTTCTTCTCGCTGGTCGGGACGCTCTACTTCCGGACCGTCTTCGGGCTGAGCCCCGGCGCGACCGGGCTGACGCTCGCGCTGTTTTTCGCTCCCTTCGCCCTCCTGCAGTACCCCTTCGGCGTCGTCTCCGACCGGGTCGGGAGACGGCTCCCGATCGTCGCGGGGTCGGCGCTGTACGGTGGGGCGGTGATCCTCGTCGGTGCGGTGACGACGGTCCGGGCCGCACAGGCCGCGATGGTCGTCGTCGGCGTCCTCGGTGCGCTGATGGTCCCCGCGACGATGGCGCTGGTGACCGACCTCGCCGCGCCGGACGAACGTGGCGTCGCCATGGCCGGGTTCAACATCGCCGGGAGCGTCGGCTTTCTCGCCGGCATCCTCCTCGGCGGCGTCGCCGCCGACGCCTACGGCTACCCGACGGCCTTTCTCCTCGTCGGCGGCCTCGAACTCGCCATCGCGGCGGTGACGATACCCGTATTCCTCCGGGTCGGCGACGGGGGTGGTGGGGGTCGTCACGCGGTCGAGGCCTGA
- a CDS encoding aconitate hydratase, which produces MGRTLTEKILESHLVDGTVETGEEVGIEVDQTIAHDLTGTMAWLQFEALDLDEVQVEVAGQHCDHQTYQPDFKVSDDHRFLRSAAGTYGAYFARPGTGILHQVHKENYTAPGKTLLGADSHTPTAGGLGSLGIGTGGLDVATAMGGAPFYIDVPEVVNVRLEGELPEWSTAKDVILELLRRFSVKFGVDKVFEYTGPGVDSLSAHERTVITNMGTELGATTSIFPSDERTEEFLERLGRGEDYVELSPDEDAEYDDEVVVDLSAIEPLIAAPSMPDNVVPVREVAGEAVDQVLVGSCTNGAYEDILPVAKMLDGRETAKRTETIVAPGSKQASEMLARNGYTAEMMAAGVNVSEATCGACIGAGHVPASDSVSVRTFNRNFEGRSGMEEDAVYLCSPEVAAATALTGEITDPRDLADELGIEAPGFEMPDSYIGTSEADLIMPDEAVDDGLVKGPNIDEVPLKEPLGSDLSGPALLKMHDNITTDHIIPATQEVSVYRSNVPKLSEFTLKRVDETFAERAAAADGGFLVAGENYGQGSSREHAALCPMYLGIHGVLAQSFARIHKSNLINFGLLPLTIDAETYDRIDQGDEVELVDDAAEAVRSGQEEFTVRIDGDWEATASLDANERERELLVSGGKLPHTRKQFADVADEDASAD; this is translated from the coding sequence ATGGGACGAACGCTCACGGAGAAGATTCTCGAATCGCACCTCGTCGACGGGACGGTCGAAACCGGCGAGGAGGTCGGTATCGAGGTGGACCAGACCATCGCTCACGACCTGACGGGGACGATGGCGTGGCTCCAGTTCGAGGCACTCGACCTCGACGAGGTGCAAGTCGAGGTGGCCGGCCAGCACTGTGACCACCAAACCTACCAGCCCGACTTCAAGGTCTCCGACGACCACCGCTTCCTCCGCTCGGCGGCGGGCACCTACGGTGCGTACTTCGCACGGCCGGGGACGGGCATCCTCCACCAGGTCCACAAGGAGAACTACACCGCACCGGGCAAGACCTTGCTCGGGGCGGACTCCCACACCCCGACAGCGGGCGGCCTGGGTTCGCTCGGCATCGGCACCGGCGGTCTGGACGTCGCCACCGCGATGGGCGGTGCGCCGTTCTACATCGACGTCCCCGAGGTCGTCAACGTCCGACTGGAGGGGGAACTCCCCGAGTGGTCGACCGCCAAGGACGTAATTCTCGAACTCCTGCGCCGGTTCTCGGTCAAGTTCGGCGTCGACAAGGTGTTCGAGTACACGGGCCCGGGCGTCGACAGTCTCTCTGCACACGAGCGCACCGTCATCACGAACATGGGGACGGAACTCGGCGCGACCACCTCCATCTTCCCCAGCGACGAGCGAACGGAGGAGTTCCTCGAACGGTTGGGTCGTGGCGAGGACTACGTCGAACTCTCGCCCGACGAGGACGCGGAGTACGACGACGAGGTCGTAGTCGACCTCTCGGCGATCGAGCCCCTGATCGCTGCGCCGTCGATGCCGGACAACGTCGTTCCGGTGCGCGAGGTGGCGGGCGAGGCAGTCGATCAGGTGCTCGTCGGCTCCTGTACCAACGGTGCCTACGAGGACATCCTCCCGGTCGCGAAGATGCTCGACGGTCGGGAGACCGCGAAGCGAACCGAGACCATCGTCGCCCCCGGATCGAAGCAGGCCTCCGAGATGCTGGCCCGGAACGGCTACACCGCCGAGATGATGGCCGCCGGCGTCAACGTCTCCGAAGCGACCTGCGGGGCGTGTATCGGTGCGGGGCACGTCCCCGCCTCCGACTCGGTGAGCGTCCGAACGTTCAACCGCAACTTCGAGGGCCGCTCGGGGATGGAGGAGGACGCGGTCTACCTCTGCTCGCCGGAGGTGGCCGCCGCGACGGCACTGACGGGCGAGATCACGGATCCGCGGGATCTGGCGGACGAACTGGGGATCGAAGCGCCGGGCTTCGAGATGCCCGACTCCTACATCGGCACCAGCGAGGCGGACCTCATCATGCCCGACGAGGCGGTCGACGACGGCCTCGTCAAGGGCCCGAACATCGACGAAGTGCCGCTGAAGGAGCCGCTGGGGAGCGACCTCTCGGGTCCGGCGCTCCTGAAGATGCACGACAACATCACCACCGACCACATCATCCCGGCGACACAGGAGGTGTCGGTCTACCGCTCGAACGTGCCGAAGCTCTCGGAGTTCACCCTCAAGCGGGTCGACGAGACGTTCGCTGAGCGGGCCGCGGCGGCCGACGGCGGCTTCCTCGTCGCCGGCGAGAACTACGGGCAGGGCTCCTCCCGGGAACACGCCGCGCTCTGTCCGATGTATCTCGGGATCCACGGCGTCCTCGCGCAGTCGTTCGCCCGCATCCACAAGTCAAACCTCATCAACTTCGGCCTGCTCCCCCTGACCATCGACGCGGAGACCTACGACCGGATCGACCAGGGCGACGAGGTCGAACTCGTCGACGACGCCGCCGAGGCGGTTCGGAGCGGCCAAGAGGAGTTCACCGTCCGTATCGACGGCGACTGGGAGGCGACGGCGAGCCTCGACGCGAACGAGCGCGAACGCGAACTGCTGGTGAGCGGCGGGAAACTCCCCCACACCCGCAAACAGTTCGCCGACGTGGCGGACGAGGACGCTAGCGCCGACTAA
- a CDS encoding DUF5809 family protein, with protein MEREGVFEPETLEAAREAYESVGPAAKTAVRETATAMDFDREEYRDRVTGDVVETARDAIFASLLVVRVADRDAFESWREEADADVTTLGSPDVDRVVWHVAPAADTAVAATFQAEREAAVATLRRQAFGRVYRDRL; from the coding sequence GTGGAACGGGAGGGTGTGTTCGAACCCGAGACGCTCGAGGCGGCCCGCGAGGCCTACGAGTCGGTGGGACCGGCGGCCAAGACGGCCGTCCGCGAGACGGCGACGGCGATGGACTTCGACCGCGAGGAGTACCGCGACCGGGTGACGGGCGACGTGGTCGAGACGGCCCGTGACGCCATCTTCGCCTCCCTACTCGTCGTTCGGGTCGCCGACCGCGACGCCTTCGAGTCGTGGCGAGAGGAGGCGGACGCCGACGTGACGACCCTCGGCAGTCCGGACGTGGACCGCGTCGTCTGGCACGTCGCTCCCGCCGCCGACACCGCCGTCGCCGCCACGTTCCAAGCGGAGCGCGAGGCGGCGGTCGCGACCCTTCGCAGGCAGGCGTTCGGGCGCGTCTACCGCGACCGGTTGTGA
- a CDS encoding MATE family efflux transporter, whose amino-acid sequence MDRRPLAAVAGALDRAGVIDRRRFGETFDLAWPRIVTGVAIMSKRTVDLAMVGVDVGTAAVAGLAFANAYWQVGKFLGIGLAGGTVTLVSQAYGAERYERASATVAVSLVVAAAIAIPMTAAYVGFAPDLVAVLGSDPEPLGHAATYLALAAPALCFEFPNLIASRTYAGVGDTVTPMVVRAGGAVLNVVFSATLIFGYGLGVAGAALGTTFATGVVALVFGWGLAGRTYAGRGACPVSISRATLRFDGFGALTRRILVVSAPLMARRTAEMLVAFPLVAIAATFGPAVVAAYEVARRVRGLIDSLSWGFSIAASTLVGQRLGAGDAADAEAYGRAIIRLAATVFVVTATAAFALSRPIAGLFVGDPAVVDVAPGFVAAAAISVVFLGIDGSATGTLRGAGDTRYPFVASLFGRYGCALPVATLGLVTPLGATALLVALVVETVVPAGLNVARVRSNRWKAIGRAHVAAGD is encoded by the coding sequence ATGGATCGTCGACCGCTCGCCGCCGTCGCCGGCGCCCTGGACCGCGCCGGGGTCATCGACCGCCGACGGTTCGGCGAGACGTTCGACCTCGCGTGGCCCCGGATCGTCACCGGCGTCGCCATCATGTCGAAGCGGACGGTCGACCTCGCGATGGTCGGCGTGGACGTGGGAACGGCTGCCGTCGCCGGCCTCGCCTTCGCCAATGCCTACTGGCAGGTGGGAAAGTTCCTCGGCATCGGCCTGGCCGGGGGGACCGTCACGCTCGTCTCACAGGCCTACGGCGCGGAGCGCTACGAGCGGGCGAGTGCGACGGTGGCGGTGAGCCTGGTCGTCGCCGCCGCCATCGCGATACCCATGACGGCCGCGTACGTCGGGTTCGCACCCGACCTCGTCGCGGTTCTCGGTTCGGACCCCGAACCACTGGGCCACGCCGCGACCTACTTGGCCCTCGCCGCGCCCGCCCTGTGTTTCGAGTTCCCGAATCTGATCGCCAGCCGGACGTACGCCGGCGTCGGCGACACGGTGACGCCGATGGTCGTCCGTGCGGGGGGCGCGGTGCTCAACGTCGTCTTCTCGGCGACGCTGATCTTCGGCTACGGCCTCGGCGTCGCGGGGGCCGCTCTCGGGACGACCTTCGCGACGGGCGTCGTTGCCCTCGTCTTCGGTTGGGGGCTGGCCGGGCGCACCTACGCCGGTCGGGGGGCGTGCCCCGTCTCCATCTCGCGGGCGACGCTCCGGTTCGACGGCTTCGGAGCCCTGACCCGGCGGATCCTCGTCGTCTCCGCGCCGCTGATGGCCCGCCGAACCGCGGAGATGCTCGTCGCCTTCCCCCTGGTCGCCATCGCCGCCACGTTCGGCCCCGCCGTCGTCGCCGCCTACGAAGTGGCTCGGCGGGTCCGCGGGCTGATTGACAGCCTCTCGTGGGGTTTCTCCATCGCCGCGAGCACGCTCGTCGGCCAACGTCTGGGCGCGGGCGACGCGGCCGACGCCGAGGCGTACGGCCGAGCGATCATCCGCCTCGCGGCGACGGTGTTCGTCGTCACGGCGACGGCCGCGTTCGCGCTGTCCCGACCGATCGCCGGCCTGTTCGTCGGCGACCCGGCCGTCGTCGACGTCGCCCCCGGCTTCGTCGCCGCGGCGGCCATCAGCGTCGTCTTCCTCGGTATCGACGGCTCCGCGACCGGGACACTCCGGGGCGCGGGCGACACCCGATACCCCTTCGTCGCGTCGCTGTTCGGCCGGTACGGTTGTGCGCTCCCCGTCGCGACGCTTGGCCTCGTGACGCCGCTCGGAGCGACGGCGCTGCTGGTCGCGCTGGTCGTCGAAACTGTAGTCCCCGCCGGACTGAACGTCGCCCGCGTCCGGTCGAACCGCTGGAAGGCGATCGGTCGGGCCCACGTCGCGGCCGGCGACTGA
- a CDS encoding DUF2061 domain-containing protein, protein MPSSVGIRRPRQARSRAIVKTLCYRLVMVVVTVVVALVVVGDLREAASIGLVANVAKTGTYYAYERLWDRIAWGVPDA, encoded by the coding sequence ATGCCATCGAGCGTCGGGATCCGTCGGCCGCGGCAGGCGCGCTCCCGCGCCATCGTGAAGACGCTCTGCTACCGACTGGTGATGGTCGTCGTCACCGTCGTCGTCGCGTTGGTCGTCGTCGGCGACCTTCGGGAGGCCGCGAGCATCGGCCTCGTCGCCAACGTCGCCAAGACGGGGACGTACTACGCCTACGAACGGCTGTGGGACCGGATCGCGTGGGGCGTTCCCGACGCTTAG